A window of Desulfuromonas soudanensis genomic DNA:
AGGATGTTGCCGAGGGTGACGGGAAGGAGGTTGTCGATGAAGAAGCTTCGCCAGGTGAGCCCCGGGTCGCTGATCCCGAGGCGTTTTGCCAGAAGGAGGCCGGTGGGGATGAAGTACATGTTGGCGACTGAGTGCTCGAAGCCGCTGGCGACGAAGGTCATGATCGGGATGTAGCAGGCGAGGACCTTGCCGGAGATGTCGCGGGCGGCGGTGGCCATGAAGACCGCCAGGCAGACGAGCCAGTTGCAGAGAATGCCGCGGACCAGGGCGACGTCGAAGGGGAGGGTGGTCTTGTCCCGGGCGATGGCGATGGCGTGGTCGGCCAGGTGTCCGGACTGCCAGAGATTGGAGCGGAACATCAGCCAGGCGAAAAAGAGCGAGCCCGCCAGGTTGCCGAGGATCACCACCGCCCAGTTCGCCGACAGTTGCCACCAGGAAATCTGCCCGTGCAGAGCCGCCTTGGCCAGGAGGCTGTTGCCGGTGAAGAGTTCGGCGCCGCAGACCACCACCAGCATCAGGCCGATGGAAAAGACGCTGCCGCCGAGAAGGCGGGAGATCCCGACGCCGACGATGGGAGCCGTGTCCTGGGTGACCACGGTGGCCAGTTGGGCGCCGAAACCGATGTAGAAGCCGGCCAAAAGGCTCAGGACCACGGTCCGGGAGAGGGACTGGGTCGAGAGGCGCCGCGCGTTGTCGACGATCGCCTGGACTGTTTCGCCGGGGGTGAGAAAGCGCTTTTCCATGAAAGAGATTCCCCCGAGAGGTTAAAGGAGCCCGGCGTCGCGGGCGACCAGATCCCAGGCGCCGAGGGAGCGGCGGATGATGTCGCCGTCGATGCAGTAGGCGATGCGGAAATATCCCGGCGCCCCGAATCCTGCGCCGGGGACGAGGAGGATGTTGTGCTTCTGGGCCAGGCGCACGAAGGCGACGTCGTCCTCAAGGGGTGAGCGGGGGAAGAGATAGAAGCCCCCTCCCGGCTTCACCATGTTGAAGCCGAGGGCGGTGAGGTGGTTGTAGAGGATATCGCGTTTTTCCTGGTATTCGCCGATATCCACGGAGACCCGCTGCAGCTTGGCCACCAGCTTCTGCATCAGGGCCGGAGCGTTGACGAAGCCGAGGACGCGGTTGCAGAAGATCGCCCCCTCGATGAACTGGCCGACGTTGTTCATCGCCGGGTTGGCCGCCAGGTAGCCGATGCGCTCGCCGGGGAGGGCCAGATCCTTGGAGTGGGAGGTGACGACGACGGAATTCTTCACGCAGGCGAAGATCCCCGGAACCTCCTGGCCGTCGAAGGCGAGCCTGGCGTAGGGTTCGTCGGAGATCACGTAGATGTTGCGCTCGAGTTCCTTCTCCTTGCGGGCGATCATTTCCCCGAGGGCAAGAA
This region includes:
- a CDS encoding formate/nitrite transporter family protein; this encodes MEKRFLTPGETVQAIVDNARRLSTQSLSRTVVLSLLAGFYIGFGAQLATVVTQDTAPIVGVGISRLLGGSVFSIGLMLVVVCGAELFTGNSLLAKAALHGQISWWQLSANWAVVILGNLAGSLFFAWLMFRSNLWQSGHLADHAIAIARDKTTLPFDVALVRGILCNWLVCLAVFMATAARDISGKVLACYIPIMTFVASGFEHSVANMYFIPTGLLLAKRLGISDPGLTWRSFFIDNLLPVTLGNILGGVVFVSFAYWYIHLRGQRPAAA
- a CDS encoding pyridoxal phosphate-dependent aminotransferase, which produces MTISVKVMSCIERSSWIRKMFEEGALLRKIHGDDKVFDFTLGNPSMEPPAAFHEELLRLAQNPEPGMHRYMNNAGYEETRAAVAEVLSAHSPLPVTADQVVMTCGAGGALNVVLKTILNPGEEVIILAPFFVEYKFYVDNHGGVTKEVWTDRETFQLDVAAIEAAIGPNTRAVIVNSPNNPTGVIYPRESLLALGEMIARKEKELERNIYVISDEPYARLAFDGQEVPGIFACVKNSVVVTSHSKDLALPGERIGYLAANPAMNNVGQFIEGAIFCNRVLGFVNAPALMQKLVAKLQRVSVDIGEYQEKRDILYNHLTALGFNMVKPGGGFYLFPRSPLEDDVAFVRLAQKHNILLVPGAGFGAPGYFRIAYCIDGDIIRRSLGAWDLVARDAGLL